The window GAACAAAAAAGAATTAAAGTATCTTTAGAGGCTTTTAACGAATAATGAAGTTTGTTAAAATTGGTAAGGTTATTAATACCCATGCTTTAAAAGGCGAAGTAAAAATTAGATGCTTAATGCCTAAATATGAACGATTCTTTGATGTTAATCATGATATATATTTTTATGATTCTAATAGTTATACTTATGAAATATTAACGGTTGATAGTTCTAGAAGTCATAAAGGTGATCTTTTAGTTAAATTTAAAAATTATGATTATATTAACGACATTTTATTTTTAAAGACTCAAGATTTATTTCAACTTAGTAATAATTCTCATTTAGTAAATGATGATGAAGTTAAAAACTATATTGGATTACAAGTTATCAATGTTGATGATAATTCACTTATTGGTGAAGTAATTGATTACTTTATTACTAAAGCGCATGGTGTTTTTGTTATTCAAACAGTTGTTGGTAAACAAAAAATGTTGGCCGATGTTTCACAGTTTATTATAAATATTTTTTGAGAACAAAATGCTGTTTATGTTAAGTTAATTAATAATTGATAAATTCATAAAGGAGGCAAGAAATTAATGACAACAATTCAAATTATCACTTTATTTCCTGAACTCTTTGTTAGTTTTATTAATACATCAATTATTAAGAATGCTGTTAAGAAAGAAAAAGTAAAGTTTAATATCATTAATCTTCGTGATTTTGCTATTGATAAGCATCAACAAGTTGATGATTATCAATATGGTGGTGGTAATGGGATGGTATTAATGGCACCGATTGTAGTTGCGGCAATAAATTATGCTCGTAAGCAAATCCCTAATAGTCAAGTGATTTTATTATCGCCACAAGGAAAAACATTTAAACAGCATATTGCTAGTGAAATGGCTAGTAGTAATAATTCATTAATTTTAGTTTGTGGTCATTATGAAGGATTTGATGAAAGAATTAAAGATTTTGTTGATATTGAAATATCCATTGGTGATTATGTACTTAGTGCTGGTGAAATTGCTAGTATGGTTATAAGTGATGCTGTTATTCGCTTATTACCAGGTGTTATTCAAGAATCGTCACATCAAAATGATTCATTTACTAGTAAGCATTTAGATTATCCTGTATTTACTAAACCATTAGTTTTTAATGATCAACAAGTTCCTGATGTCTTATTATCAGGTCATCATAAAAATATTGATATTTGAAGAAAACAACAAGCTTTTTATAATACATATAAAAAGCGACCAGATTTAATTGATTTAAATCAATTAACACCACAAGAACAAATTTGAATTGCTGAATTAAAAAAAGATAAAAAATAAATAATAATGAAGGGAGCAATTGTTATGAATATGCAATTAGATCGACAAATTACTGAACAACAACTTCGTACTGATATTCCAAAATTTAAATCTGGCAATACAGTAAGTGTTGCTGTTGAAATTAATGAAGGTAACAAAAAAAGAACACAAGTTTTTACTGGTTTAGTTTTAAAACGTCAAGGGTCAGGTATTAGTTCTAGTTTTACCGTAAGAAAACTTACTGGTAGTATTAGCGTTGAAAGAACTTTCCCTTTACATTCACCATTAATAAGTAAGATTGAAGTTTTAAAAATTGGTCGTGTTAGAAGAGCGAGATTATACTATATGCGTGATCGTATTGGTAAAGCTGCAAAAATTAAAGAAGTAGTTAGTTTTAATAAGAAAAAAAATAAGGCAGAATATTAATAAAGGTAGAATTTTACCTTTATTTTTCAATTAAGGAGACATATTAATGGAAAAGTTAAATATTAATTGATTTCCAGGTCATATGGCAAGAGCTATTCGCTTGATGAAAGAAAAATTAGCATTAGTTGATTTAGTGATTGAACTTCGTGATGCTAGAGCTGTTAACTCTAGTATTAATCCGATTATTCAAGAGTTGTTTAAAAATAAACCACGAATTATTATTTTGAATAAGAAAGATTTAAGTGATAAGAAAGTAAATCAAGAATGAATGTCATTTTTAAAAAAAGACCCGTTAGTTAAAGTAGTATTAACTAATTTATTAGTTGATCAACCCAAAAATGAAATTATTTTGTTAATTAATGAATTATTGAATGATAAAATTAATCATCAAAAATCTCGTGGGATACCAAATTGACAAATTAAGGTGATGATTATTGGGATTCCTAATGTCGGCAAATCACGGTTAATTAATAATTTAGTTAAAAGAAAAGTAAGTAATGTTGCCAATCAACCAGGAGTTACGAGAGGGATTCAATGAGTTAAGTTAGCACAAAATATTCATTTATTAGATACTCCGGGAATTTTATGACCTAAACTTGATGATCCACTAGTGGCGATGCATTTGTCATTAATTGGAGCTATTAAAGAGCAATTATTACCATTTATTGATATTAGTTACTATGCGTTTAATTTTTTAGCAAAGCATTATCCTCATATTTTAAAGGAATATTATGCGCTTATTATTGAGTTAAAACAAGATATGGAAACTAAAGAAATGGATTGTTATTTTTTACAAATGGCTAAAGCAAATAATGTATTAGGTTCTTCTGAACAACAAATTATTCAAATGATGACAAATTTTTATTATGCTTTTACAAAAGGAACAATTAAAAATATTTCTTGAGAAAAACCAAAATAATAATGGGGGCGTATGAAAATAAATATTGACATTATAATTTTGTTCTTGGTTTGCATCCGCTATTTTAATTTTTAAAGATTAAAAAGAAAGTAAATTAGGGCGT is drawn from Spiroplasma endosymbiont of Asaphidion curtum and contains these coding sequences:
- the rimM gene encoding ribosome maturation factor RimM (Essential for efficient processing of 16S rRNA) codes for the protein MKFVKIGKVINTHALKGEVKIRCLMPKYERFFDVNHDIYFYDSNSYTYEILTVDSSRSHKGDLLVKFKNYDYINDILFLKTQDLFQLSNNSHLVNDDEVKNYIGLQVINVDDNSLIGEVIDYFITKAHGVFVIQTVVGKQKMLADVSQFIINIFWEQNAVYVKLINNW
- the trmD gene encoding tRNA (guanosine(37)-N1)-methyltransferase TrmD, whose translation is MTTIQIITLFPELFVSFINTSIIKNAVKKEKVKFNIINLRDFAIDKHQQVDDYQYGGGNGMVLMAPIVVAAINYARKQIPNSQVILLSPQGKTFKQHIASEMASSNNSLILVCGHYEGFDERIKDFVDIEISIGDYVLSAGEIASMVISDAVIRLLPGVIQESSHQNDSFTSKHLDYPVFTKPLVFNDQQVPDVLLSGHHKNIDIWRKQQAFYNTYKKRPDLIDLNQLTPQEQIWIAELKKDKK
- the rplS gene encoding 50S ribosomal protein L19, producing MNMQLDRQITEQQLRTDIPKFKSGNTVSVAVEINEGNKKRTQVFTGLVLKRQGSGISSSFTVRKLTGSISVERTFPLHSPLISKIEVLKIGRVRRARLYYMRDRIGKAAKIKEVVSFNKKKNKAEY
- the ylqF gene encoding ribosome biogenesis GTPase YlqF; translated protein: MEKLNINWFPGHMARAIRLMKEKLALVDLVIELRDARAVNSSINPIIQELFKNKPRIIILNKKDLSDKKVNQEWMSFLKKDPLVKVVLTNLLVDQPKNEIILLINELLNDKINHQKSRGIPNWQIKVMIIGIPNVGKSRLINNLVKRKVSNVANQPGVTRGIQWVKLAQNIHLLDTPGILWPKLDDPLVAMHLSLIGAIKEQLLPFIDISYYAFNFLAKHYPHILKEYYALIIELKQDMETKEMDCYFLQMAKANNVLGSSEQQIIQMMTNFYYAFTKGTIKNISWEKPK